The Chloroflexaceae bacterium genome contains a region encoding:
- the minE gene encoding cell division topological specificity factor MinE: MGFFENLFGGRRDRSASLAKQRLMMVLVDDRYKLTPETLERMKVEIAEVLSRYLPPVDAEQIEVKILRGEATDYLKADIPLKRGQPDVG; encoded by the coding sequence ATGGGCTTCTTCGAGAATCTGTTTGGGGGTCGTCGCGACCGCAGCGCTTCGCTGGCCAAGCAGCGCCTCATGATGGTGCTGGTGGACGACCGCTATAAGCTCACGCCGGAAACGCTTGAGCGCATGAAGGTGGAGATTGCCGAGGTGCTCTCCCGCTATCTCCCACCCGTTGATGCCGAGCAGATCGAGGTGAAGATCCTCCGCGGCGAGGCCACCGACTACCTCAAGGCCGATATTCCACTCAAGCGCGGACAACCGGATGTGGGGTAA
- the minD gene encoding septum site-determining protein MinD produces MQRSNGEHMGRVITITSGKGGVGKTTTTANLGTALALQGGRVAVVDADIGLRNLDVVMGLENRIVYDLVDVVEGRARLRQALIRDKRLPELCLLPAAQTRDKDAVSREQMVELTEQLRREFDFVLIDSPAGIENGFRNAIAGADEVIIVTTPEVSAVRDADRIIGLVEAAEKGPPSLVVNRIKPRLVNRGEMLSVEDVLELLAITLIGIVPDDETIVTSTNRGEAAVYDHQSPAGRAFLDVARRLRGEEVPFPALQEQQGMLERFFGIFGRRRS; encoded by the coding sequence ATGCAGCGGTCCAACGGAGAGCATATGGGGCGGGTGATCACGATAACCTCAGGCAAGGGTGGCGTCGGTAAAACGACCACCACCGCGAACCTCGGCACGGCGCTGGCCCTGCAAGGCGGGCGGGTGGCGGTGGTTGACGCCGATATCGGGCTGAGGAACCTGGACGTGGTGATGGGCCTGGAAAACCGGATCGTCTACGACCTGGTGGACGTCGTTGAGGGCCGGGCCCGCCTGCGCCAGGCATTGATTAGAGACAAGCGCCTGCCCGAACTGTGTCTGCTGCCCGCCGCCCAGACCCGCGACAAAGACGCGGTGAGCCGGGAGCAGATGGTTGAACTGACCGAACAGTTGCGGCGCGAGTTCGACTTTGTGCTGATTGACAGCCCCGCCGGGATCGAAAATGGCTTTCGCAACGCCATCGCCGGCGCCGACGAGGTGATCATCGTCACCACTCCCGAAGTTTCGGCGGTGCGCGACGCTGACCGGATCATCGGGCTGGTCGAGGCCGCCGAGAAGGGGCCGCCGAGCCTGGTAGTGAACCGGATCAAGCCGCGCCTGGTCAACCGCGGCGAAATGCTCTCGGTGGAGGACGTGCTCGAATTGCTGGCGATTACGCTGATCGGCATCGTTCCCGACGACGAAACCATTGTTACGTCAACCAACCGTGGCGAAGCTGCGGTATATGACCATCAATCGCCGGCCGGTCGCGCGTTTCTCGACGTCGCCCGACGGCTGCGCGGCGAAGAGGTGCCCTTCCCCGCGCTCCAGGAGCAGCAGGGGATGCTGGAACGCTTCTTCGGCATCTTTGGGCGCCGCCGTTCCTGA
- the mreD gene encoding rod shape-determining protein MreD: protein MGDTQPRRLEEALAHEAGRIAGSFALACVQVTLLGLPGGFTLPLVPVLAICRTLLGVSAAFPDVSLGRALRWALYGGLALDVFAATPLGVHALALLLAVLAVAALTRRLRVERPAVPLLAVLVGMLIYEMVLAPFLQPGPVEWQRYLLVVVLPSVVVALTPTLPLFFLLRRLLRSQL, encoded by the coding sequence GTGGGTGATACTCAGCCAAGACGATTAGAAGAGGCCCTGGCGCACGAGGCCGGCCGGATCGCCGGGTCGTTCGCCCTGGCATGCGTGCAGGTGACGCTCCTCGGTCTGCCAGGGGGCTTTACGTTGCCGCTCGTGCCGGTGCTGGCGATCTGCCGGACGTTGCTCGGCGTGAGCGCGGCCTTTCCCGATGTAAGCCTCGGTCGCGCCCTGCGCTGGGCGCTCTACGGTGGGCTGGCGCTCGACGTGTTTGCCGCGACGCCGCTGGGGGTCCACGCGCTGGCGCTGCTCCTAGCGGTTCTGGCCGTGGCCGCTCTAACGCGCCGTCTGCGTGTGGAGCGCCCCGCCGTGCCGTTGCTGGCCGTGCTCGTGGGGATGCTGATCTACGAGATGGTTCTGGCGCCGTTCCTGCAGCCGGGCCCGGTTGAGTGGCAAAGGTATCTGCTGGTGGTTGTGCTCCCCAGCGTGGTGGTAGCCCTGACCCCAACCCTGCCGCTGTTCTTTTTGCTGCGCCGGCTGCTGCGGAGCCAGTTGTAA
- the minC gene encoding septum site-determining protein MinC, protein MSDLINIKGGRDGLQVRLDDSADWSTLLAQLERQLAQHQSFFSGARLTIDVGDRALSAEQLAAMLELMQQHGVQADALAARARESRNAARAAGLTARPLPRYAEPPGATPGPTGGVESEALFLVRTVRSGQVVRHSGHVTLIGDVNPGGEIIAGGSVVVWGRLRGFVHAGALGNAGALVCAIELAPTQLRIADQIAAGSREAPRSPEIARIEDGQIVVAPWEALKR, encoded by the coding sequence ATGAGCGATCTGATCAACATCAAAGGTGGACGCGATGGTCTGCAAGTCCGGCTTGACGACAGCGCGGATTGGAGCACGCTGCTCGCGCAGCTTGAGCGGCAGCTAGCGCAGCATCAGAGTTTCTTCAGCGGCGCGCGGCTGACGATTGACGTCGGTGATCGGGCGCTGAGCGCGGAGCAACTCGCGGCGATGCTGGAACTGATGCAGCAGCACGGCGTACAGGCCGACGCGCTGGCGGCGCGGGCGCGCGAGAGCCGCAATGCCGCTCGCGCCGCCGGGTTGACCGCCCGTCCCCTCCCCCGCTACGCCGAGCCGCCCGGCGCGACGCCAGGCCCCACAGGCGGCGTCGAAAGCGAGGCGCTGTTTCTGGTACGCACGGTGCGTTCGGGCCAGGTGGTGCGCCACAGCGGCCACGTGACCCTGATCGGCGACGTGAACCCCGGCGGGGAGATCATCGCCGGGGGCAGTGTAGTCGTGTGGGGCCGGCTGCGCGGCTTCGTGCATGCCGGCGCCCTCGGCAACGCCGGGGCGCTGGTCTGCGCCATTGAACTGGCGCCCACCCAACTGCGGATTGCCGATCAGATCGCCGCCGGGTCGCGCGAAGCGCCACGCAGCCCGGAGATTGCGCGTATTGAGGACGGACAGATAGTGGTCGCGCCGTGGGAGGCCTTGAAGCGGTAG
- the era gene encoding GTPase Era, which translates to MLQFSYDPEAGSLYVYFTELEEGQAVGVLEYPAALLLDAQERIIGLRLDLDDEIALGQLELALDGEYERLDTNTGQLTLRVVEEEPARVLPLPETAILDLDGDETVLGVELTLPAELRTPAALERLAPLMLPLEEAPAGGEGPVVFTLPPSQVPATETVAVAPPEAAAGEAPPPVTRSGFVALVGKPNVGKSTLLNALLGQKVAIVSPRPQTTRVPVRGILTRPGAQIIFVDTPGIHQPSHALGRLMVNLAERTLPNADVIGFMVDISQPPSQLDRRIARQVQRARGRKLLILNKVDLKPRGQRTYLEDYRSLGPWEQEIAISALKGLGLAALLEEIVARLPEGPLLYPPDQLTDQSEQHLAAEFVREKVLYYTQQEVPHAVAIEVEEWEPREGVTYIRMTINVEREGQKRIIIGAGGAMLKKIGSAARQEIERLIGGPVYLDLWVKVRPHWRDDVAALGWLGYRARDWR; encoded by the coding sequence ATGCTGCAATTTTCGTATGACCCGGAGGCCGGGTCGCTGTACGTCTACTTTACCGAACTGGAGGAGGGGCAGGCCGTCGGGGTGCTGGAGTACCCTGCCGCGCTGCTGCTCGACGCCCAGGAGCGGATTATCGGGCTGCGCCTCGATCTCGACGACGAGATCGCCCTCGGGCAGCTCGAACTGGCCCTCGATGGCGAGTATGAGCGCCTGGACACGAACACCGGCCAGCTCACGCTGCGGGTCGTCGAGGAGGAACCGGCGCGGGTGCTGCCGTTGCCGGAGACGGCCATCCTCGACCTCGACGGCGATGAGACGGTGCTGGGGGTGGAACTGACCCTCCCCGCCGAGCTGCGAACGCCCGCGGCCCTGGAACGCCTCGCGCCCCTGATGTTGCCCCTTGAAGAGGCGCCCGCGGGCGGCGAAGGGCCGGTGGTTTTCACCCTTCCGCCGTCCCAGGTCCCTGCAACCGAAACGGTGGCCGTCGCTCCACCGGAAGCGGCCGCGGGCGAAGCGCCGCCGCCAGTCACCCGCTCGGGCTTCGTGGCGCTGGTGGGCAAGCCCAACGTCGGCAAGAGCACCCTGCTCAACGCCCTCCTGGGGCAGAAAGTGGCCATCGTCTCGCCTCGCCCCCAGACCACCCGCGTGCCAGTGCGGGGCATCCTCACCCGACCGGGGGCGCAGATCATCTTCGTGGATACTCCGGGCATCCATCAGCCGAGCCATGCCCTGGGGCGGCTGATGGTGAACCTGGCGGAGCGGACCCTGCCCAACGCCGATGTGATCGGCTTCATGGTTGACATCAGTCAGCCGCCAAGCCAGCTCGACCGGCGCATTGCGCGGCAGGTGCAACGGGCGCGCGGGCGCAAACTGCTGATCCTCAACAAGGTTGACCTGAAGCCCCGCGGCCAGCGCACCTACCTGGAAGATTACCGCAGCCTCGGCCCCTGGGAACAGGAAATTGCCATCTCGGCCCTCAAAGGGCTGGGCCTCGCCGCCCTGCTGGAAGAGATCGTCGCGCGGCTGCCCGAAGGCCCGCTGCTCTACCCGCCCGATCAACTGACCGATCAGAGCGAGCAGCACCTGGCGGCGGAGTTTGTGCGCGAGAAGGTGCTCTACTACACCCAGCAGGAGGTGCCCCACGCCGTGGCGATTGAAGTGGAAGAATGGGAGCCACGGGAAGGGGTCACGTACATCCGCATGACCATTAATGTCGAGCGGGAGGGCCAGAAGCGGATCATCATCGGAGCCGGGGGCGCGATGTTGAAGAAGATCGGCAGCGCCGCGCGTCAGGAGATTGAGCGGCTGATCGGCGGGCCGGTGTACCTCGACCTGTGGGTGAAGGTGCGCCCCCACTGGCGCGATGATGTGGCCGCCCTGGGATGGCTGGGCTACCGGGCCAGAGACTGGCGTTGA
- a CDS encoding putative cobaltochelatase, whose amino-acid sequence MTLSSQRPIYPFTAIVGQERLKRALILNAINSRVGGVLIRGEKGTAKSTAVRALARLLPPITVVEGCPYSCPPERPVGLCQVCQNRAADEPLPAVVRPTRLVELPVSASEDRVVGALDLEHAITEGRRRFEPGLLAQVNRGLLYVDEVNLLDDHLVDLLLDAAAMGVNTVEREGVSVSHPARFILVGTMNPEEGELRPQLLDRFGLAVEVTGLTDVPSRVAVIERRMAYESDPQGFIAQWQRAEDELAAQVVAAREMLPAVQISRSDMAAVASLCLELGVDGHRADLTILETARTHAAWRGRTWVTVEDIRIAAELALPHRMRRQPFAEIQLDEQRISQILERSGEAAYGNVGEELKKKAEGGEPVDRNESGDDPGQGNGASALLGGAAGADVNSASSQTGGGKVYDTGALFRARRIEGASDRHMRRAGGKRSRTRTMRKQGRYIKSRRVDRVTDLALDATLREAAVYQRKRRDELSHTIALPRPRLLLRKADLRQKVRVRRTRNAVCFVVDASWSMAAEERMRETKAAVLSLLRDAYQRRDRVGLVSFQRDYARVLLPLTSSVELAQKRLQTMPTGGKTPLSRGMLTAFELLERARRQDEEIIPLMVLLTDGQANVAIGNLPPQQEAYQIADMIAARAIRAIVIDTEHPNFERGLSRRLAEHLKGAYYRLEDLRDGGLVQAVRRQMQL is encoded by the coding sequence GTGACACTTTCCTCCCAACGTCCAATCTACCCGTTTACCGCGATTGTTGGTCAGGAGCGGCTCAAGCGCGCGCTGATACTCAACGCGATCAATTCGCGCGTTGGCGGTGTGTTGATTCGCGGTGAGAAAGGCACCGCCAAATCCACCGCGGTGCGGGCGCTGGCGCGGCTCCTCCCGCCGATTACGGTGGTTGAAGGGTGCCCCTACTCCTGCCCGCCTGAGCGGCCGGTTGGCCTGTGCCAGGTCTGCCAGAATCGCGCCGCCGATGAGCCGTTGCCTGCCGTGGTGCGCCCTACGCGCCTGGTTGAGTTGCCCGTCTCGGCTTCGGAAGATCGCGTGGTCGGCGCTCTGGACCTGGAGCATGCCATAACCGAAGGACGGCGGCGCTTCGAGCCAGGCCTGCTGGCGCAGGTGAACCGCGGGTTGCTGTACGTGGACGAAGTGAATCTGCTCGATGATCATCTGGTGGATTTGCTGCTTGACGCCGCTGCCATGGGTGTCAATACGGTTGAACGTGAAGGCGTGAGCGTTTCGCATCCCGCTCGCTTTATTCTCGTGGGTACGATGAACCCCGAGGAGGGTGAGCTGCGTCCCCAGTTGCTTGATCGCTTCGGGCTGGCCGTGGAAGTGACCGGCCTGACCGATGTACCCTCCCGTGTGGCGGTGATCGAGCGGCGCATGGCCTACGAGTCCGATCCGCAGGGCTTTATCGCCCAGTGGCAGCGAGCAGAGGACGAACTGGCCGCCCAGGTGGTGGCGGCCCGCGAGATGTTGCCTGCCGTGCAGATCAGCCGCAGCGATATGGCCGCGGTCGCCAGTCTCTGCCTGGAGCTGGGCGTTGACGGCCATCGCGCTGACCTGACTATTCTCGAGACCGCCCGCACCCACGCCGCCTGGCGTGGCCGCACCTGGGTGACGGTCGAAGACATTCGCATCGCCGCCGAACTGGCTCTCCCCCACCGAATGCGCCGCCAGCCGTTCGCGGAAATCCAGCTCGATGAACAGCGCATCAGCCAGATTCTCGAACGCAGTGGCGAGGCGGCCTATGGCAACGTTGGTGAGGAGCTAAAAAAAAAGGCTGAAGGCGGCGAGCCGGTTGATCGCAATGAGAGCGGCGATGATCCCGGTCAGGGCAACGGCGCGAGCGCGCTCCTGGGCGGCGCCGCCGGCGCCGATGTCAATTCCGCCTCTTCGCAGACCGGCGGCGGCAAGGTCTACGATACCGGCGCCCTCTTCCGCGCTCGGCGGATCGAAGGCGCCAGCGACCGGCATATGCGCAGAGCTGGCGGGAAACGCTCACGCACCCGCACCATGCGCAAGCAGGGTCGCTATATCAAGAGCCGGCGCGTTGATCGGGTTACCGACCTGGCCCTCGACGCCACCCTGCGTGAGGCCGCCGTCTACCAGCGTAAGCGCCGCGATGAGTTGAGCCATACCATCGCCTTGCCTCGACCCAGGCTGCTTCTCCGCAAAGCTGATCTGCGCCAGAAAGTCCGGGTGCGGCGGACGCGCAACGCCGTCTGTTTTGTGGTTGATGCCAGCTGGAGCATGGCCGCCGAAGAACGCATGCGTGAAACCAAAGCCGCCGTGCTGTCCCTGCTGCGCGACGCCTACCAGCGCCGTGACCGGGTGGGGCTGGTCAGCTTCCAGCGCGATTACGCGCGGGTCTTGCTGCCACTCACCAGCAGTGTGGAACTGGCTCAGAAACGCCTCCAGACCATGCCTACCGGCGGCAAAACGCCCCTGTCCCGGGGGATGCTTACCGCCTTTGAGCTGCTGGAGCGAGCGCGGCGCCAGGATGAGGAGATCATCCCGCTTATGGTGCTGCTTACCGACGGGCAGGCCAACGTCGCCATCGGCAATCTGCCGCCGCAGCAGGAGGCCTACCAGATCGCCGATATGATCGCCGCCCGCGCAATTCGCGCCATTGTCATTGATACCGAGCACCCTAATTTCGAGCGCGGTCTCTCGCGACGACTCGCTGAACATCTGAAGGGCGCCTACTACCGGTTAGAAGATCTGCGCGATGGAGGGCTGGTGCAGGCCGTTCGCCGCCAGATGCAGTTGTAA
- a CDS encoding penicillin-binding transpeptidase domain-containing protein, whose translation MSRLIVLRAALVLIVALFVIRLYQIQVADHESRRYSADVAVTTRRYVTAPSRRGEIFASDGRTLLAESVPIYNLAVIPGRLPSRSAEPERRAAVLARLSQVAGLTSTLTLSPTSVLAERPALRAALDALQAPAPGAGATLSVIIAPADSLRALELVQAHGDVLTLSNPIEELLARQDLRNYQGVVIKEDISPELALAIRENSNYLPGVEVIEAYRRRYPLSGAIPSLSHLLGYTGRINECELVAANPASSWLTALVDVLGHAGRCGLIVKPVDPPSIGFPPYQADDRIGKDGLEAAYERELRGRPGVESLLVDVLQRPISPVETVRPVEHGYNLVLTIDVAYQAEVERILRRWIAEGEQRRQNAREAYKRDYAPIFAGAAVVLDPRDGRVLALVSLPAYDNNIWVDPARREELLALLTNSDPEALAELLRQAPLTNRAISGQYPPGSTLKQFVGAIALQEGVITPDTRLRDPGVLKLIERNGAPFELPNSIRNRDNGELTVIDALRLSSNVFFASVAGGNDQATNLEARALRIRGLDIDRLVQGLEWFNLGRITGIDLAGEAPGLVPTKTWKAQAKREVWTTGDTYNTAIGQGDMLVTPLQLAVAAGGIATDGAIYRPHVVAAITDGSGAVVRRIGPELLNRVPVDPAFLQVIREGMRQSVTNGLNVAAREECSGLRIAGKTGTAEFGPLIKRPDGRFVRRSHAWFVGFAPYEDPQVVVAVLLEGVGDLNDGSSTMAVPAVTQMLQAYFRTDPPANPPSFCPAMPPDPAPAPQTVGRQG comes from the coding sequence ATGTCACGCCTGATTGTTCTGCGCGCGGCGCTGGTGCTGATCGTCGCTCTGTTCGTGATACGCCTGTACCAGATCCAGGTGGCCGACCACGAGAGCCGGCGCTACAGCGCCGATGTGGCCGTCACGACGCGGCGCTATGTTACGGCGCCCTCGCGCCGCGGCGAGATCTTCGCCTCCGACGGGCGCACCCTGCTCGCAGAGAGCGTGCCGATCTACAACCTCGCGGTTATCCCCGGGCGTCTGCCCTCTCGCAGCGCCGAGCCCGAACGGCGCGCCGCGGTGCTGGCGCGCCTGAGCCAGGTGGCGGGCCTGACCAGCACGCTCACCCTTTCACCCACCAGCGTCCTGGCAGAGCGGCCCGCCCTGCGCGCCGCTCTGGACGCGCTTCAGGCCCCGGCGCCTGGCGCCGGGGCGACGCTGAGCGTCATCATCGCCCCCGCCGATAGCCTGCGGGCGCTGGAACTGGTCCAGGCTCACGGCGATGTGCTGACCCTGAGCAATCCGATCGAGGAACTGCTGGCACGCCAGGATCTGCGCAACTACCAGGGCGTGGTCATTAAAGAAGACATTAGCCCCGAACTGGCCCTGGCGATCCGTGAAAACAGCAACTATTTGCCCGGCGTGGAGGTCATCGAAGCCTATCGGCGACGCTATCCGCTGAGCGGGGCGATCCCCTCGCTCTCGCACCTGCTGGGGTATACCGGGCGGATCAACGAATGCGAACTGGTAGCGGCCAATCCGGCAAGTTCCTGGCTTACGGCGCTGGTGGACGTGCTGGGTCACGCCGGGCGCTGCGGGTTAATTGTCAAACCCGTCGATCCCCCCAGCATCGGCTTTCCGCCCTATCAGGCGGATGACCGCATCGGGAAAGACGGCCTGGAAGCGGCATACGAGCGCGAACTGCGCGGCCGCCCCGGCGTTGAGAGCCTGCTGGTTGACGTGTTGCAGCGCCCCATCAGCCCGGTGGAGACCGTCCGCCCCGTGGAGCACGGCTACAACCTGGTGCTGACGATTGATGTGGCCTACCAGGCCGAGGTGGAGCGGATCCTGCGCCGCTGGATTGCCGAAGGCGAACAGCGCCGGCAGAACGCCCGCGAAGCCTATAAACGCGACTACGCGCCGATCTTCGCCGGGGCCGCCGTGGTGCTTGACCCGCGCGATGGGCGCGTACTGGCGCTGGTCTCGCTGCCGGCCTACGATAACAACATCTGGGTTGACCCGGCGCGCCGTGAGGAACTGCTGGCCCTGCTCACCAACAGCGACCCTGAGGCGCTGGCCGAGTTGCTTCGGCAGGCGCCCCTGACCAACCGGGCGATTAGCGGGCAGTATCCGCCCGGCTCGACCCTCAAACAGTTTGTCGGCGCAATCGCCCTGCAGGAGGGGGTGATCACCCCCGACACCCGCCTGCGGGACCCGGGAGTGCTCAAGCTGATCGAACGCAACGGCGCGCCCTTCGAACTGCCCAACTCCATCCGCAACCGCGACAATGGCGAACTGACGGTTATTGACGCCCTGCGGCTCTCCTCGAATGTGTTCTTCGCGTCGGTGGCCGGCGGCAACGATCAGGCCACCAACCTCGAGGCGCGCGCACTCCGCATCCGCGGCCTGGATATTGACCGGCTGGTGCAGGGGCTGGAGTGGTTCAACCTCGGACGCATCACCGGCATTGATCTGGCCGGCGAAGCTCCGGGCCTGGTGCCAACCAAAACCTGGAAGGCCCAGGCCAAACGTGAAGTCTGGACCACCGGCGACACCTACAATACCGCCATCGGCCAGGGCGACATGCTGGTAACGCCGCTGCAACTGGCAGTGGCAGCGGGCGGCATCGCCACCGACGGCGCCATCTATCGCCCGCATGTCGTGGCCGCCATCACCGACGGTAGCGGAGCCGTCGTGCGGCGCATCGGCCCCGAACTGCTTAACCGCGTCCCGGTGGACCCGGCCTTTCTGCAGGTCATCCGCGAGGGAATGCGCCAATCGGTGACAAATGGCCTGAACGTCGCCGCACGCGAGGAATGCTCCGGCCTGCGCATCGCCGGCAAGACGGGGACTGCCGAGTTCGGTCCTCTCATTAAGCGCCCCGACGGGCGCTTCGTGCGCCGGAGCCATGCCTGGTTCGTCGGCTTCGCGCCCTACGAAGATCCTCAGGTGGTGGTTGCGGTGCTGCTCGAAGGCGTGGGCGACCTCAACGACGGTTCTTCCACCATGGCCGTACCGGCGGTTACGCAGATGCTCCAGGCGTACTTCAGAACCGATCCCCCCGCCAACCCGCCCTCTTTCTGTCCGGCAATGCCGCCCGACCCGGCGCCCGCTCCGCAGACGGTGGGCCGTCAGGGATGA
- a CDS encoding rod shape-determining protein, protein MFGAFSRDLGIDLGTANTLVHVRGKGIVISEPSVVAIDAKTKQVHAVGAEAKAMVGKTPANIIAVRPLKDGVIADFDVVEKMLAYFIKKAHAHSAVRFMDPRPRVVVGVPSGVTEVEKRAARDATLNAKAREAYVVEEPMAAAIGAGLPVDEPIGSMIVDIGGGTTEVAVISLGGIVINHSIRTAGDEIDEAIIQFARREYNLLIGERMAERAKIVAGSAYPLEEEIKVVLRGRDLLTGLPKAVEVSSVELREGIAGPVNAIVQEVRLALEETPPELVADVMEHGITLAGGGSLLHGLDKRIAAETKMPVHIAEDPLSCVARGAGKMVENFGQNKVYQDILTRSQNTRRPKL, encoded by the coding sequence CTGTTTGGAGCGTTCAGCCGCGACCTGGGGATTGACCTGGGCACGGCGAATACGCTTGTCCACGTCCGCGGCAAGGGGATCGTGATCAGTGAACCTTCGGTGGTGGCCATTGACGCCAAGACCAAGCAGGTTCACGCGGTAGGCGCCGAGGCCAAGGCTATGGTGGGCAAGACGCCCGCCAACATCATTGCCGTGCGCCCGCTGAAGGACGGCGTCATCGCCGACTTCGACGTGGTCGAGAAGATGCTGGCCTACTTCATCAAGAAGGCCCATGCGCACTCGGCTGTGCGTTTTATGGACCCGCGTCCCCGCGTGGTGGTCGGGGTCCCTTCAGGCGTCACCGAGGTGGAGAAGCGGGCCGCGCGCGACGCGACCCTCAATGCCAAGGCGCGCGAAGCCTATGTGGTTGAGGAGCCAATGGCCGCGGCGATCGGCGCGGGATTGCCGGTTGACGAGCCGATCGGCAGCATGATCGTTGACATCGGCGGCGGCACGACCGAGGTGGCGGTGATCTCCCTGGGCGGGATCGTCATCAATCACTCGATCCGCACCGCTGGCGATGAGATTGATGAGGCGATCATCCAGTTTGCCCGTCGGGAATACAACCTGTTGATCGGCGAGCGCATGGCCGAACGGGCCAAAATCGTCGCCGGCTCGGCCTATCCGCTCGAAGAGGAGATCAAAGTCGTGCTGCGCGGACGCGACCTGCTGACCGGGTTGCCCAAGGCGGTCGAGGTCAGTTCGGTCGAGCTTCGCGAGGGCATCGCCGGGCCGGTGAATGCGATTGTGCAGGAGGTGCGCCTGGCGCTGGAAGAAACCCCGCCGGAACTCGTCGCCGATGTGATGGAGCACGGCATCACCCTGGCCGGGGGCGGCTCGCTGCTCCATGGCCTCGATAAGCGCATCGCCGCGGAAACCAAAATGCCGGTGCATATCGCCGAGGACCCCCTCTCGTGCGTCGCCCGCGGCGCCGGAAAGATGGTGGAGAATTTCGGCCAGAACAAGGTCTATCAGGATATCCTGACCCGTAGCCAGAACACCCGCCGGCCGAAGTTGTAG
- the mreC gene encoding rod shape-determining protein MreC, translating to MRDFLDDRPLKLRRERSPVPASLRPFVLAVGLCLLAGALVFLDQRGVITPARQMLQSLTAPVAQRLTSLRDDIGAFLSAPRGADALKARIAALERENGELRNQLLRLEQAQVENAFLRQQLSIQQAHPWTLLGAEVTVRSPDAGRRMITIARGSREGLRPGMAVISQLPGTPAALIGIVESTGPHAADVLLITDISSQVSGRVIHQGRAEVGLVQGQWQRGSRLQLGQITRDLPLAPGAAVVTAGLTGALRLPFELAAIPPNIPIGSVERVRLIDQHQIAEVRPFVDPDQVRYVWVILSQDD from the coding sequence ATGCGCGATTTTCTCGATGATCGCCCGCTCAAGCTGCGCCGTGAGCGGTCACCCGTACCCGCATCGCTGCGCCCGTTCGTCCTGGCGGTGGGGTTGTGTCTGCTGGCGGGAGCGCTGGTGTTCCTCGATCAGCGTGGCGTCATCACTCCCGCTCGCCAGATGCTGCAATCGCTGACAGCCCCCGTGGCCCAGCGACTCACGAGCCTGCGCGATGACATCGGGGCTTTCCTCAGCGCGCCGCGGGGCGCCGATGCCCTGAAGGCGCGGATTGCCGCCCTGGAGCGCGAAAACGGCGAATTGCGCAATCAACTCTTGCGCCTGGAGCAGGCCCAGGTCGAGAACGCCTTCCTCCGCCAACAACTGTCGATCCAGCAGGCGCATCCCTGGACGCTGCTTGGCGCCGAAGTGACGGTGCGCTCCCCCGACGCGGGCCGGCGCATGATCACCATCGCCCGCGGCAGCCGTGAGGGACTGCGGCCCGGGATGGCGGTGATCAGCCAGTTGCCCGGCACGCCCGCGGCTCTCATCGGCATTGTTGAGTCTACCGGTCCGCATGCCGCCGATGTGCTGCTGATCACCGACATTTCCAGCCAGGTGAGCGGCCGCGTGATCCACCAGGGCCGCGCCGAAGTGGGCCTGGTGCAGGGCCAGTGGCAACGCGGCTCCCGCCTGCAACTGGGCCAGATCACGCGCGATCTGCCGCTGGCCCCCGGCGCTGCCGTGGTCACCGCCGGATTGACCGGGGCGCTGCGCCTGCCTTTCGAACTGGCCGCCATCCCACCGAACATCCCGATTGGCAGCGTGGAGCGGGTGCGCTTGATTGACCAGCACCAGATTGCGGAGGTGCGGCCCTTCGTCGATCCCGACCAGGTGCGCTACGTGTGGGTGATACTCAGCCAAGACGATTAG